A single region of the Shinella sp. PSBB067 genome encodes:
- a CDS encoding Gfo/Idh/MocA family protein: MHSTGETGWSVMGTGTIATEHMVAAIRAAGHRPLWVVSRNRQYAAHFSQDMEIPGISVDARRTLQDPRVGFAYVSAARDRRRHYIQAAAAEGRHVLCDGPIAASSRIAATLAEACRNAGIVLALNQPFRALSPHQTMRRLLQEGEIGTLQSLLIARGAPFQPPPNRHPDEETDHGDALFEMSVDSIDLARFLTGQEPAAVSALPAVPPGNGAGQQAYAIEMSGGAIFQSYESFTTAEFDSIVMLAGDRGTLLAHGTLSGKGSGALVRRLNGRNELIPIRDRDQHVTTVEAFIALPQKTAGWMSVGEDNVMALRTAEAVRAAQRKRPASIRTR; this comes from the coding sequence GTGCATTCGACAGGAGAGACCGGGTGGTCGGTCATGGGCACCGGCACGATCGCGACCGAGCACATGGTCGCGGCAATCCGCGCGGCGGGCCACCGGCCGCTGTGGGTCGTCAGCCGCAACCGGCAATATGCCGCGCATTTCTCGCAGGACATGGAAATCCCCGGCATATCCGTCGACGCCCGGCGGACCCTGCAGGATCCGCGTGTCGGCTTTGCCTATGTCAGCGCCGCCCGGGATCGCCGCAGGCACTATATCCAGGCGGCGGCGGCCGAGGGACGGCATGTCCTTTGCGACGGCCCGATCGCCGCCAGCAGCCGCATCGCCGCCACCCTTGCCGAGGCGTGCAGGAACGCGGGCATCGTGCTCGCCCTCAACCAGCCCTTCCGCGCCCTGTCGCCGCACCAGACCATGCGCCGCCTGCTTCAGGAGGGCGAGATCGGTACCCTGCAATCGCTTCTCATCGCGCGCGGCGCGCCCTTCCAGCCGCCGCCGAACCGCCATCCCGATGAGGAAACGGACCACGGCGACGCGCTCTTCGAGATGTCCGTCGACAGCATCGACCTCGCGCGTTTCCTGACCGGCCAAGAGCCGGCTGCCGTTTCCGCGCTCCCGGCCGTGCCGCCGGGCAACGGCGCGGGACAGCAGGCCTATGCGATCGAGATGTCCGGCGGGGCGATCTTCCAGTCCTACGAGAGCTTCACGACCGCGGAATTCGACAGCATCGTCATGCTCGCCGGCGATCGCGGCACCCTTCTCGCCCACGGAACGCTCAGCGGCAAGGGATCCGGCGCCCTCGTCCGGCGGCTGAACGGGCGCAACGAGCTCATCCCCATCCGCGACCGCGACCAGCATGTGACGACGGTGGAAGCCTTCATCGCCCTGCCGCAGAAGACCGCGGGCTGGATGTCCGTCGGAGAGGACAATGTCATGGCGCTGCGCACCGCCGAGGCGGTCAGGGCTGCCCAGCGGAAACGCCCCGCATCCATTCGCACGCGCTGA
- a CDS encoding helix-turn-helix transcriptional regulator, which yields MEHMGRDGAALAANLRTLCEQHGSVAAVCRKINVNRQQFNKYLSGAHVPSTANLRIIANYFGLSVPMLFTDPEEFRTLVEGNFFHAMATARQLPEFSRFVSDMIVENNSADHDDIVGVYDRYQFSSIYKGFVLRSAFCIYRNKEFLQHYYVERFPSFDNPKKTEYVFKYYGFCFPVADRLFTADFEGIQSNELTFGVYAQVKRNAKKFMFGISSGIAATVFRQPYSTKVALHYRGPGLLRRDHLKDLTVLDRNDPAIPREALQYLGDGSDMIQMS from the coding sequence ATGGAACATATGGGAAGGGACGGGGCCGCATTGGCGGCGAACCTCAGGACGCTCTGCGAGCAGCACGGATCGGTCGCGGCGGTGTGCCGCAAGATCAACGTCAACCGGCAGCAATTCAACAAGTACCTGTCCGGCGCCCATGTGCCGTCGACCGCGAACCTTCGGATCATCGCGAACTACTTCGGCCTCAGCGTGCCGATGCTTTTCACCGATCCCGAGGAGTTCCGCACACTCGTCGAGGGCAATTTCTTCCATGCGATGGCGACGGCCCGCCAGTTGCCGGAATTCTCGCGCTTCGTCTCCGACATGATCGTCGAGAACAACAGCGCCGATCACGACGACATCGTCGGCGTCTACGACCGCTACCAGTTCTCCTCGATCTACAAGGGCTTCGTGCTGCGCTCGGCCTTCTGCATCTACCGCAACAAGGAGTTCCTCCAGCACTATTACGTCGAGCGCTTCCCCAGCTTCGACAATCCGAAGAAGACGGAATACGTCTTCAAGTACTACGGCTTCTGCTTCCCGGTGGCCGACCGGCTCTTCACGGCGGATTTCGAGGGCATCCAGTCGAACGAGCTGACCTTCGGCGTCTATGCGCAGGTCAAGCGCAACGCCAAGAAGTTCATGTTCGGCATTTCCAGCGGCATCGCCGCGACGGTCTTTCGCCAGCCCTATTCGACGAAGGTGGCGCTGCACTATCGCGGCCCGGGGCTGCTGCGCCGCGATCACCTGAAGGACCTCACGGTGCTCGACCGCAACGACCCGGCGATCCCGCGCGAGGCGCTGCAATATCTCGGCGACGGCTCGGACATGATCCAGATGAGCTGA
- a CDS encoding fructose bisphosphate aldolase, producing MVDAGMMAQMAGREGFIAALDQSGGSTPGALRNYGIADTDYSGEEAMFRLMHEMRVRIMTAPAFSGDKVIGAILFEKTMDGEAGGKQVPAFLWEDRGVVPFLKVDKGLAAEENGVQLLKPMPELDELLARAVKKGIFGTKMRSVIANADRAGIAAVVKQQFEIGRRILGHGLVPIIEPEVSIKSPTKAEAETILLEAILQKLDALPAGERVMLKLTLPTVADLYEPLVAHAAVVRVVALSGGYSRAEACEKLSRNHGMIASFSRALTEDLKVTMSKAEFDASLAGTIDEIYRASVVKA from the coding sequence ATGGTTGACGCGGGAATGATGGCGCAGATGGCGGGCAGGGAGGGCTTCATCGCCGCCCTCGACCAGAGTGGCGGCTCCACGCCGGGCGCGCTCCGCAACTACGGTATCGCCGATACCGACTATAGCGGCGAGGAGGCGATGTTCCGCCTGATGCACGAGATGCGCGTGCGCATCATGACGGCGCCCGCCTTTTCCGGCGACAAGGTGATCGGCGCGATCCTGTTCGAAAAGACCATGGACGGCGAGGCGGGGGGCAAACAGGTCCCGGCCTTCCTCTGGGAGGACCGCGGCGTCGTGCCCTTCCTCAAGGTCGACAAGGGCCTTGCCGCCGAGGAGAACGGCGTGCAGCTCCTGAAGCCGATGCCCGAGCTCGACGAATTGCTCGCCCGCGCGGTGAAGAAAGGCATCTTCGGCACCAAGATGCGCTCGGTGATCGCCAATGCCGACCGCGCCGGCATCGCGGCCGTGGTGAAGCAGCAGTTCGAGATCGGCCGGCGCATCCTCGGCCACGGGCTGGTGCCGATCATCGAGCCGGAAGTGTCCATCAAGAGCCCGACCAAGGCGGAGGCCGAGACGATCCTGCTGGAGGCGATCCTGCAGAAGCTCGACGCCCTGCCTGCCGGCGAAAGGGTGATGCTCAAGCTCACCCTGCCCACTGTCGCCGACCTCTACGAGCCCCTGGTCGCCCATGCGGCGGTCGTGCGCGTCGTCGCCCTTTCGGGCGGCTACAGCCGGGCGGAGGCCTGCGAGAAGCTCAGCCGCAACCATGGCATGATCGCCAGCTTCTCCCGCGCCCTCACGGAGGACCTGAAGGTGACGATGAGCAAGGCCGAGTTCGACGCCAGCCTCGCCGGCACGATCGACGAGATCTACAGGGCGAGCGTCGTCAAGGCGTGA
- a CDS encoding sugar phosphate isomerase/epimerase has translation MTRLQNQLIFHSMASRPNSLAIDIAIARRLGFDGLETSGAKIAAFLEAGFTERELKEHLDGLFLPGIGFLIDLERQGDGRAQMLREAEALCDLAVAAGAKGIEAITGPLDIRVFEPDAAARHPGLYRGLIDLPEADQTERTARNLQAVADIAAAHGLVVYLEALSWTPLNTLDAQRRILDLCKRDNVRIVIDFWHSYTSGDTPERISRLDKDLIYGVHLCDSLPFTGGIPNEPVLRDVPTGRGALDLREWVDAVRSTGYRGWWSCELFCRRQHQDDSFAVAAELKAVMERLIPN, from the coding sequence ATGACCAGGCTCCAGAACCAGCTCATCTTCCATTCGATGGCCTCCAGGCCCAACAGCCTTGCGATCGACATCGCGATCGCAAGACGCCTCGGTTTCGACGGCCTCGAAACCTCCGGCGCCAAGATCGCCGCGTTCCTGGAGGCCGGCTTCACCGAGCGCGAGCTGAAGGAGCACCTCGACGGCCTTTTCCTTCCCGGCATCGGCTTCCTCATCGATCTCGAACGCCAGGGAGACGGCCGCGCACAGATGCTGCGCGAGGCGGAGGCGCTTTGCGACCTCGCCGTCGCGGCCGGCGCGAAAGGGATCGAGGCCATCACCGGGCCGCTCGACATCAGGGTGTTCGAGCCGGATGCCGCCGCGCGCCATCCCGGCCTCTACCGCGGGCTCATCGACCTGCCGGAGGCGGACCAGACCGAGCGCACCGCGCGTAACCTCCAGGCGGTCGCAGACATCGCCGCCGCCCACGGGCTGGTCGTCTATCTGGAGGCGCTGTCCTGGACGCCGCTCAACACGCTCGACGCGCAACGGCGCATCCTCGACCTCTGCAAGCGGGACAATGTGCGGATCGTCATCGACTTCTGGCATTCCTATACGTCCGGCGACACGCCGGAGCGCATCTCGCGGCTCGACAAGGACCTCATCTACGGCGTGCATCTTTGCGATTCCCTGCCCTTCACCGGCGGCATACCAAACGAGCCGGTGCTGCGGGACGTGCCCACGGGCCGGGGCGCCCTTGACCTCAGGGAATGGGTCGACGCCGTGCGATCGACCGGCTACCGGGGCTGGTGGAGCTGCGAGCTCTTCTGCAGGCGCCAGCACCAGGACGACAGCTTCGCCGTGGCCGCCGAACTCAAGGCCGTCATGGAGCGGCTGATCCCGAACTGA